A single Micromonospora luteifusca DNA region contains:
- a CDS encoding MoaD/ThiS family protein, with amino-acid sequence MEPTPLTVRYFAGARAAAGHREEVLPAGRSLDDLTGELVRRHGDRLGAVLRVASFLVDGVTCHDRQAPLPAGATIDVLPPFAGG; translated from the coding sequence GTGGAACCGACACCGCTGACCGTCCGCTACTTCGCCGGCGCCCGCGCCGCCGCCGGGCACCGCGAGGAGGTCCTGCCCGCCGGCCGGTCACTCGACGACCTCACGGGCGAGTTGGTGCGGCGACACGGCGACCGACTCGGCGCGGTGCTGCGGGTGGCGAGTTTCCTGGTGGACGGCGTCACCTGTCATGATCGTCAGGCACCCCTGCCGGCCGGGGCCACGATCGATGTCCTGCCCCCGTTCGCGGGCGGCTGA
- the moaA gene encoding GTP 3',8-cyclase MoaA, with product MSAALGTDGVLVDRYGRVARDLRVSLTDKCNLRCTYCMPAEGLPWLAGPELLTDEEVVRLVRVAVERLGVTEVRFTGGEPLIRPGLLGIVAAVAALAPRPRISLTTNGIGLDRLAPALREAGLDRVNVSLDTLDPARFTTLTRRPRLDAVLAGLAGAAAAGLSPVKINSVLMRGVNEDEAPALLRFAVDHDYQLRIIEQMPLDAQHGWDRATMVTAEEILTSLRTVFDLSPDPAERGAAPAETWLVDGGPARVGVIASVTRPFCGDCDRTRLTADGQVRACLFATEESDLRAALRTGTDDEELARRWRTAMWGKRAGHGIDDPTFLQPTRPMSAIGG from the coding sequence GTGAGCGCCGCCCTGGGGACCGACGGCGTCCTCGTCGACCGGTACGGCCGCGTCGCTCGGGACCTGCGCGTGTCCCTCACTGACAAGTGCAACCTGCGCTGCACCTACTGCATGCCGGCGGAAGGGCTGCCCTGGCTGGCCGGCCCGGAGTTGCTGACCGACGAGGAAGTCGTCCGGTTGGTCCGGGTGGCCGTCGAGCGGCTCGGCGTGACCGAGGTGCGGTTCACCGGCGGTGAGCCGCTGATCCGGCCCGGGTTGCTCGGCATCGTGGCCGCGGTCGCCGCGCTCGCACCCCGCCCACGCATCTCGCTCACCACGAACGGCATCGGCCTGGACCGGCTGGCACCCGCGTTGCGAGAGGCCGGCCTGGACCGGGTGAACGTCTCACTGGACACCCTCGATCCGGCCCGGTTCACCACGCTCACCCGTCGTCCTCGCCTGGACGCGGTGCTGGCTGGGCTCGCCGGGGCGGCGGCCGCCGGGCTCAGTCCGGTGAAGATCAATTCGGTGCTGATGCGCGGCGTCAACGAGGACGAGGCACCGGCCCTGCTCCGCTTCGCCGTCGACCACGACTACCAGCTGCGGATCATCGAGCAGATGCCACTGGACGCCCAGCACGGCTGGGACCGCGCCACCATGGTCACCGCCGAAGAGATCCTGACCTCCCTGCGCACGGTCTTCGATCTCAGCCCCGACCCGGCGGAGCGCGGCGCGGCACCGGCGGAGACGTGGCTGGTCGACGGTGGCCCCGCGCGGGTCGGTGTGATCGCCAGCGTCACCCGCCCGTTCTGTGGCGACTGCGACCGCACCCGTCTCACCGCGGACGGCCAGGTCCGCGCCTGCCTCTTCGCCACCGAGGAGTCCGACCTGCGCGCCGCGCTACGCACCGGCACGGACGACGAAGAGTTGGCCCGGCGTTGGCGGACCGCGATGTGGGGCAAGCGCGCCGGGCACGGCATCGACGACCCGACCTTCCTCCAGCCGACCCGACCGATGTCCGCGATCGGGGGTTGA